The following coding sequences lie in one Haematobia irritans isolate KBUSLIRL chromosome 3, ASM5000362v1, whole genome shotgun sequence genomic window:
- the LOC142231101 gene encoding uncharacterized protein LOC142231101 codes for MADLEVLLKQRQTAKANITRIKNLVSESLSAAELECRLGLVEAYFKQILTIQNEIEDKNPKDSGRADLEDLCIKTKMKIIELLGDNYKRGGFESSFAIPIPATSKLPTLDLPKFDGKYSAYKNFISSFKQFVDNDTSLSPIEKFNHLIHCLSGQALDTVRAFQITSDNYKKALNRLEQRYDNTTLIFLEHISNLYDLPDVQKPSAVKLRSLVDSASAIYSSLKSLGNEEQICHAMLIHLISTKVDVETRIKWKENLDFDKLPSWDTFCKSLERRCQFLESTESYITTSNNNNNRRNGSKVQTRLSLHTQQKCCALCKCLDHWISSCAKYIAMDHDLRRNTVKKLGLCLNCLGEGHVVSKCLSKATCKTCRKTHHTTLHRTTIVSNVEAPSTSQSGTTPSVAVNTHIQPSTNVILATAVVLVRDGSGEFQLCRALLDSGSQVNLITETLARQLNLTKRKKMIDIVGVGGVSSKMKYEVVTSVRSRYNEEEYVIDLLVMNRIAGYQPTLDINTRGWNLPTPMDLADEHFYQSQRIDLLLGAESFFEVLRPGRIKLGLSLPILQETSFGWVISGSYRPITQYDGSRTVLHTCNENNFDENLHMQMEFLWSLEQVEYKSQKKYTEEQEACESSFLKHVEQLDNGRIQIMLPFKESTSLLGSSYNVALKRLTNLEKRLAHDVALKEQYIAFMREYEQLGHMTLVENVNLSQQQFFIPHHCVVKPSSTSTKLRVVFDASAKTSSGISLNDVLHVGPTIQDELFLHLIRFRLNMYAFTADIIKKYRMIMVHPSHRKFQQILWREHEDEPIRIYQLNTITYGMASSPFLAIRALHYVADKYKEEFPVGAHIIKTNFYVDDLLAGADDYEKLSRNINEVKFILRKTGFELAKMQSNHPSLKSEAFEMKNININEPNLNSALGILWDSNQDSMLFSFQPKKRYAAVTKRSVLSLSSSIFDPIGLICPILIQQRVLLQDLWIQKIDWDSPLPQKATISFQNFVNDLENLRLLKIPRYVLASSPSSVQLHGFCDASIRAYGCCVYVRVVDTNGNTYVNLLTAKCRVAPTKKRTLPQLELCSAHLLAKLYNKIVIEFQFYNFSTILWSDSSVVLQWLQMHSSTLNIFVGNRISEIQELTTNCKWRHVPTNSNPADIVSRGCVVSDLLNSSWFTGPKFLAKSETEWPAATFLYNDNRTEIESAIRKTILPCTKIENAIIDLLERISSYEKILRVVCWLRRFCLKEKPQSYGPITVEERKHGLHVIVWNLQQQHFFYEFRCIDKGETIKSSLRTLGLFIENVGNVRLIRVGGRLQHASIPNDSKHPFLLPKRSNFVNVLVHHIHVSNYHAGPKALITFIRQSFWIVGARSIARKIVNSCPSCIRYRPKLLQQIMGDLPRERVTPARPFERCGVDFCGPINTYLRIRGKQPYKTYIAIFVCFVTKAVHIETVTDLSTEAFFAALKRFIGRRGVPSDIFCDNATNFIGKNNHLKDLQATFANKAPHFGGIWEAAVKSAKGHLYRTLANAMKN; via the exons ATGGCAGATTTGGAAGTATTGCTGAAGCAGAGGCAAACAGCCAAAGCTAATATCActcgtataaaaaatttggtctctGAGTCGCTCTCTGCAGCAGAATTGGAATGTAGGCTCGGGCTAGTGGAGGCATACTTCAAGCAAATATTAACCATTCAAAACGAAATAGAGGATAAAAATCCAAAAGATAGTGGAAGGGCGGATCTTGAGGATttgtgtataaaaacaaaaatgaagattatcgaattacttggtgatAACTACAAAAGAGGTGGTTTTGAATCATCATTTGCTATTCCAATTCCCGCTACGAGTAAGTTGCCTACACTTGATTTACCAAAGTTTGACGGAAAGTATTCCGCGtataagaattttatatctTCATTTAAGCAATTCGTCGATAATGATACATCGTTATCGCCAATAGAAAAGTTCAATCATTTGATCCATTGTTTATCGGGACAGGCGTTAGATACTGTTCGAGCATTCCAAATAACAAGCGACAATTACAAAAAGGCGTTGAATAGATTGGAACAACGTTACGATAATACCACGTTAATTTTTCTTGAACATATATCAAACCTTTATGATCTCCCAGATGTTCAAAAACCATCAGCTGTTAAATTGCGTAGTTTGGTTGATAGTGCTTCGGCTATTTACAGTTCGCTTAAGTCATTAGGAAACGAAGAGCAGATATGCCATGCAATGCTTATCCATTTGATATCGACAAAGGTTGATGTAGAAACTAGAATCAAATGgaaagaaaatcttgattttgATAAGCTGCCCTCATGGGATACTTTTTGTAAAAGTCTGGAACGAAGATGTCAGTTTTTGGAGTCTAcagagtcttatatcacaacctccaacaacaataataatcgcCGGAATGGGTCTAAAGTACAGACTCGATTATCTTTACACACTCAACAAAAGTGTTGTGCGTTATGCAAATGCCTAGATCATTGGATTAGTTCATGTGCCAAATATATAGCAATGGATCACGATTTACGACGAAATACGGTTAAAAAGCTTGGTCTATGCCTTAATTGCCTAGGCGAGGGTCATGTAGTCTCCAAATGTTTATCTAAGGCGACTTGCAAGACATGTCGCAAAACCCATCACACCACTTTACACCGGACAACAATCGTGAGCAACGTAGAAGCACCCTCCACGTCTCAGTCGGGGACAACACCATCTGTGGCTGTTAATACTCATATTCAACCATCAACTAATGTGATTCTGGCAACGGCAGTCGTTCTTGTTCGTGATGGGTCGGGAGAATTCCAATTGTGCCGTGCACTCTTAGACTCAGGTTCCCAAGTGAATCTTATTACTGAAACATTGGCACGGCAACTAAATTTAACAAAGAGGAAGAAGATGATTGATATAGTAGGAGTTGGTGGTGTATCGTCCAAAATGAAGTATGAAGTAGTCACATCGGTTCGTTCGCGCTACAACGAAGAAGAATATGTCATAGATTTGTTAGTTATGAATCGTATAGCTGGTTATCAACCAACTTTGGATATTAATACACGTGGATGGAATTTACCTACTCCAATGGATTTGGCCGACGAACATTTTTACCAATCTCAGAGAATTGACCTATTATTAGGAGCAGAGAGCTTTTTTGAGGTTTTAAGACCAGGGCGAATTAAATTAGGTCTTAGTTTACCCATTTTACAAGAAACTAGCTTTGGTTGGGTAATCTCAGGAAGCTACAGGCCAATAACACAATATGATGGCTCTCGTACAGTTTTACACACTtgcaatgaaaacaattttgatgaaaacttACACATGCAAATGGAGTTTCTATGGTCACTGGAACAGGTGGAatataaatcacaaaaaaaatatactgaAGAGCAAGAAGCATGCGAATCGTCATTTCTTAAACATGTAGAGCAATTAGATAATGGTAGAATACAAATAATGCTTCCATTTAAAGAAAGCACTTCGCTTCTTGGATCTTCCTATAACGTCGCTCTGAAAAGGCTCACAAATCTCGAGAAACGTTTAGCACATGATGTGGCATTAAAAGAGCAGTATATAGCATTTATGAGGGAATACGAACAACTTGGTCACATGACACTAGTAGAAAATGTCAATCTTAGTCAACAACAGTTTTTTATACCTCATCACTGTGTAGTAAAACCTTCTAGCACCAGCACAAAATTACGTGTAGTATTTGATGCGTCGGCGAAGACGTCTTCAGGCATATCATTAAACGATGTACTACACGTAGGGCCCACGATACAAGACGAATTATTTTTGCATCTTATACGATTTCGTTTAAATATGTATGCCTTTACAGCGGATATCATTAAAAAGTATAGAATGATTATGGTTCATCCGTCACATAGaaaattccaacaaatattATGGAGAGAACACGAAGATGAACCGATTCGAATTTATCAATTAAATACAATAACATATGGCATGGCTTCTTCGCCATTTCTTGCTATACGAGCACTCCATTATGTCGCTGATAAATACAAAGAAGAGTTTCCCGTTGGAGCTCATATTATTAAAACAAACTTTTATGTTGACGATTTATTGGCAGGAGCTGACGACTATGAAAAGCTCTCCCGTAATATAAATGAAGTAAAGTTTATTCTTCGAAAAACTGGATTCGAATTGGCAAAGATGCAATCTAATCATCCGTCGTTAAAATCCGAAGCATTTGAgatgaaaaatataaacataaacgAGCCAAATCTTAATAGTGCACTTGGAATACTGTGGGATTCTAACCAAGATTCAATGCTATTTTCTTTTCAGCCTAAGAAAAGATATGCCGCTGTGACTAAAAGATCAGTTTTGTCTCTAAGTTCATCAATATTTGATCCGATAGGACTCATATGTCCCATTTTAATACAACAAAGAGTCTTGTTGCAAGATTTATGGATACAAAAGATAGATTGGGATTCTCCATTGCCACAAAAGGCTACGATTTCATTTCAAAACTTCGTTAACGATTTGGAAAACCTTCGGTTGCTAAAAATTCCTCGATATGTTTTGGCAAGTTCTCCATCTAGCGTCCAACTTCATGGCTTCTGTGACGCCTCCATAAGAGCTTATGGATGTTGTGTGTACGTCAGAGTTGTCGATACGAATGGAAATACTTATGTTAATCTTTTAACCGCTAAATGCCGCGTAGCACCAACCAAGAAGAGGACCTTACCACAGCTAGAGCTATGCAGTGCTCATTTACTGGCAAAGTTGTACAACAAAATTGTTATCGAAtttcaattttacaatttttcaacaattttatggAGTGATTCATCTGTGGTTTTGCAATGGCTCCAAATGCATTCATCCACCCTAAACATATTCGTAGGAAATCGGATCTCTGAAATCCAAGAACTAACAACGAATTGTAAATGGAgacatgttcctacaaatagtaATCCTGCTGACATAGTTTCTCGCGGATGTGTAGTATCGGACCTATTAAATTCATCTTGGTTTACAGGTCCTAAATTTCTTGCAAAATCTGAAACTGAATGGCCAGCTGCAACGTTTCTATATAACGACAACAGAACAGAAATTGAATCCGCAATTCGAAAAACTATATTGCCATGCACAAAAATAGAGAATGCAATAATAGATCTTCTTGAGAGAATAAGTTCATATGAAAAGATATTACGTGTCGTTTGCTGGCTACGCCGATTTTGCTTAAAAGAGAAACCTCAAAGTTACGGGCCAATTACAGTAGAAGAACGAAAGCATGGTCTACACGTTATTGTTTGGaatttacaacaacaacattttttttatgaatttcgtTGCATTGATAAGGGAGAAACCATAAAATCTTCGTTAAGAACACTtggtttatttatagagaacgtCGGAAATGTACGCCTCATTCGGGTCGGTGGACGACTGCAGCATGCATCCATACCAAACGACAGTAAGCACCCATTCCTGTTACCAAAAAGGTCGAACTTCGTAAATGTACTGGTACACCACATACACGTTAGTAACTATCATGCTGGCCCTAAAGCACTAATAACATTTATACGGCAGTCATTTTGGATAGTAGGTGCTCGAAGCATTGCGCGGAAAATTGTTAATTCATGCCCCAGCTGCATTCGATACAGGCCGAAACTTCTACAACAAATCATGGGAGATCTGCCAAGGGAGCGTGTTACACCTGCTAGGCCTTTTGAGAGATGTGGAGTGGATTTTTGCGGACCTATTAACACATACTTACGAATAAGGGGAAAGCAACCATACAAAACATACATAgcaatttttgtttgctttgttACCAAGGCAGTACATATTGAAACTGTTACGGATCTTTCGACTGAAGCATTTTTTGCTGCCCTTAAAAGATTCATTGGTCGTCGAGGCGTGCCCTCAGATATATTTTGTGACAATGCCACAAATTTCATCGGCAAAAACAATCATTTGAAGGATTTACAAGCAACTTTTGCAAACAA AGCTCCCCATTTTGGTGGCATTTGGGAAGCCGCGGTGAAATCGGCAAAAGGGCATCTGTATCGAACTTTGGCTAATGCTATGAAGAACTGA